In a genomic window of Pontibacter liquoris:
- a CDS encoding vitamin K epoxide reductase family protein, whose protein sequence is MDKKQHKHGQQENGKHEGGMGMRGITRPMAEKMMRAHNQEMKNEQHGNGMMMTDEMRHQMLKMHHMQTLWVYWMIMLLGAWVLLSPLTFSYGVGVVEPSGGREVWLSLEQRISFMKWSDIISGVLLLFFGWRGLTPNRPVSLWICCFVGIWLTMAPLLFWSPTAVAYLNDTLVGALIIALTILIPGMPNMIMYMKMGPETPPGWSYNPSSWPQRWVMMVLGFLGWVVSRYLAAFQLGYIDILWDPFFGGQSMQVLNSSMSHSLPVSDAGLGAIAYTFEFLMGWMGSPSRWRTMPWMVAVFGVLVIPLGLVHIFLVISQPVMVGAWCTFCLLAAAIMLPMIPLEVDEVVAMIQFMKKKLKKGEEGFWSLFWKGGTIESDEKDQAPELITFPQKPGPVYRSSIWGMSFPWTLVVSALLGVGLVMAPGFFNVGIQDTVADVFHLAGSLIVVLAVLSMGEPLRIARYGNVLLGLAVAVVPWFLPDVPTTLQLTGAVAGLAAAALALPLGPVTQRYAGWNDYIK, encoded by the coding sequence ATGGATAAAAAACAACACAAACACGGACAGCAGGAAAATGGCAAGCACGAGGGCGGCATGGGCATGCGGGGTATAACCCGCCCCATGGCCGAGAAAATGATGCGCGCGCATAACCAAGAAATGAAAAACGAGCAGCACGGCAATGGCATGATGATGACGGATGAAATGCGTCACCAGATGCTAAAAATGCACCACATGCAAACGCTCTGGGTATACTGGATGATCATGCTGCTGGGAGCCTGGGTGCTGCTGTCGCCGCTTACCTTTAGCTATGGCGTCGGTGTTGTGGAGCCTTCGGGCGGCCGCGAAGTATGGCTGTCGCTGGAGCAGCGCATCAGCTTTATGAAGTGGAGTGATATTATCAGCGGCGTGTTGCTGCTGTTCTTCGGGTGGCGGGGCCTTACCCCCAACCGCCCCGTCAGCCTCTGGATCTGCTGTTTTGTAGGCATTTGGCTCACCATGGCGCCCCTGCTGTTTTGGTCGCCCACAGCGGTGGCTTACCTGAACGATACCCTGGTAGGCGCACTTATAATTGCCCTAACCATTCTCATACCTGGTATGCCCAACATGATCATGTACATGAAAATGGGCCCCGAAACCCCGCCGGGCTGGAGCTATAATCCTTCCAGCTGGCCGCAGCGCTGGGTAATGATGGTGCTCGGTTTCCTGGGCTGGGTCGTGTCGCGCTACCTGGCAGCCTTTCAGCTGGGCTATATTGATATTTTGTGGGACCCGTTCTTCGGGGGGCAAAGTATGCAGGTGCTCAACTCCAGCATGTCGCATTCGCTGCCCGTTTCAGATGCCGGCCTGGGCGCCATTGCCTATACTTTCGAGTTTTTGATGGGCTGGATGGGCAGCCCCTCGCGCTGGCGCACCATGCCCTGGATGGTCGCCGTATTCGGTGTGCTGGTCATTCCGCTGGGCCTGGTGCACATCTTCCTCGTTATCAGCCAGCCGGTCATGGTCGGCGCCTGGTGCACTTTCTGCCTGCTGGCGGCGGCCATTATGCTGCCCATGATCCCGCTGGAAGTGGACGAGGTAGTTGCCATGATCCAGTTTATGAAAAAGAAGCTGAAGAAAGGGGAGGAGGGATTCTGGTCCCTTTTCTGGAAAGGCGGTACCATTGAGAGCGACGAGAAAGACCAAGCACCTGAGCTGATAACGTTTCCGCAGAAGCCCGGCCCCGTATACCGGTCTTCTATCTGGGGCATGAGCTTCCCCTGGACGCTGGTGGTATCGGCGCTGCTGGGCGTAGGGCTGGTAATGGCCCCCGGCTTTTTTAACGTCGGCATACAGGATACGGTGGCCGATGTGTTTCACCTGGCAGGATCGCTGATCGTGGTGCTTGCCGTGTTAAGTATGGGAGAGCCGCTGCGCATAGCGCGGTATGGGAATGTGCTGCTGGGGCTGGCCGTGGCCGTGGTGCCCTGGTTTTTACCGGATGTGCCCACTACGCTGCAACTGACCGGGGCAGTGGCAGGTCTGGCGGCAGCGGCGCTGGCTTTGCCCCTTGGTCCTGTTACGCAACGCTATGCCGGCTGGAATGACTACATCAAATAA
- a CDS encoding SDR family oxidoreductase has protein sequence MENQFQDKVALVTGASSGIGQATAIMFAQRGARVAVADWMEAPETMRAIEAAGGQALFIKCDVSDNSQVQAMVAQTLSTFGRLDYAFNNAGIEGASAPTHEVTEENFDKVIGINLKGVWLCMKYEIAHMLGQGKGTIVNCSSIAGVIGFPGIAAYTASKHGVIGLTKTAALEYATSGLRVNAVCPGVIQTPMIDRFVEKNHTTKEAMASSEPIGRCGTPEEIAEAALWLCSDASSFTTGHALVVDGGWVAR, from the coding sequence ATGGAAAACCAGTTTCAGGATAAAGTAGCTCTTGTTACCGGAGCCAGTTCCGGCATTGGCCAGGCTACGGCTATTATGTTTGCACAGCGGGGAGCCCGGGTGGCGGTAGCAGATTGGATGGAAGCCCCCGAAACCATGCGCGCCATAGAAGCGGCCGGTGGGCAGGCGCTTTTTATAAAATGCGATGTGTCTGATAACAGCCAGGTGCAGGCCATGGTAGCGCAAACCCTGAGCACTTTTGGCCGGCTGGATTATGCCTTTAACAATGCCGGCATCGAGGGCGCCTCTGCCCCGACGCACGAGGTAACAGAGGAAAACTTCGACAAAGTGATCGGGATAAACCTGAAAGGCGTGTGGCTGTGCATGAAGTATGAGATTGCGCACATGCTTGGCCAGGGCAAAGGGACTATTGTCAACTGCTCGTCCATAGCGGGCGTGATCGGCTTTCCGGGTATTGCGGCGTACACAGCATCCAAGCACGGTGTGATCGGGCTTACCAAAACGGCTGCGCTGGAATATGCTACTTCTGGCCTGCGGGTAAATGCCGTGTGCCCGGGCGTGATTCAGACGCCCATGATCGACCGGTTTGTGGAAAAGAACCATACCACCAAAGAGGCCATGGCTAGCAGCGAGCCCATCGGCCGCTGCGGAACACCCGAGGAGATTGCCGAAGCTGCCCTCTGGCTGTGCTCCGATGCCTCGTCGTTCACTACAGGCCACGCGCTGGTAGTAGACGGCGGCTGGGTGGCAAGATAG